From a single Nocardioides sp. dk884 genomic region:
- a CDS encoding cytochrome P450 has protein sequence MPSLPLVGDTLAYVRDAPGYMQRRWDQHGPVSEITLLGRRWTVLLGPDACAEALRNADKAFASGPGWGYLVGPFFDRGLMLLDFGEHHQHRRVLQQAFTRQRLEGYAAALSPAVARGVARWPAQPGFRAYPALKELTLDLATEIFMGGAELASPAELARVNRAFVDCVQAATGLVRADLPGTRWGRAHRGRRVLEEFLHRHLPAKRAGGGEDLFSVLCRLRDEDGTAFSDDDIVNHMIFLLMAAHDTSTITVSTVLQHLGQHPEWQERCREESLALPEHPTLAELDSLTSLDLVIKECLRLVPPVPVLARHTVHETEVLGHRIPAGRHTALMLHHSHQMPELWSDPTRFDPERFAEPRREDRSHRHAWEPFGGGVHKCLGMAFAGIEVTTILHHLLRRHRWSVDPGYRAPLSYASLPFPTDGQPVDLVPLTTSPRSAA, from the coding sequence ATGCCCTCCCTCCCGCTGGTCGGCGACACGCTCGCCTACGTGCGTGACGCCCCCGGCTACATGCAACGCCGCTGGGACCAGCACGGTCCCGTCTCCGAGATCACCCTCCTGGGCCGCCGCTGGACGGTCCTGCTCGGCCCCGACGCCTGCGCCGAGGCGCTGCGCAACGCCGACAAGGCCTTCGCCAGCGGCCCCGGGTGGGGCTACCTGGTCGGGCCGTTCTTCGACCGCGGCCTGATGCTGCTCGACTTCGGCGAGCACCACCAGCACCGCCGCGTCCTGCAGCAGGCCTTCACCCGCCAGCGCCTCGAGGGGTACGCCGCGGCGCTGAGCCCCGCCGTCGCCCGCGGGGTGGCCCGCTGGCCCGCGCAGCCGGGGTTCCGCGCCTACCCGGCGCTCAAGGAGCTGACGCTGGACCTGGCGACCGAGATCTTCATGGGTGGCGCCGAGCTGGCCTCGCCGGCGGAGCTGGCCCGGGTCAACCGCGCCTTCGTCGACTGCGTCCAGGCCGCGACCGGGCTGGTGCGCGCCGACCTGCCCGGCACCCGCTGGGGACGCGCCCACCGCGGGCGGCGGGTGCTGGAGGAGTTCCTGCACCGCCACCTGCCGGCCAAGCGCGCCGGCGGCGGTGAGGACCTGTTCTCGGTGCTGTGCCGGCTGCGCGACGAGGACGGCACGGCGTTCAGCGACGACGACATCGTCAACCACATGATCTTCTTGCTGATGGCCGCCCACGACACCTCGACGATCACCGTCTCCACCGTGCTGCAGCACCTCGGTCAGCACCCGGAGTGGCAGGAGCGCTGTCGCGAGGAGTCCCTGGCCCTGCCCGAGCACCCGACGCTGGCCGAGCTCGATTCGCTGACGTCGCTGGACCTGGTCATCAAGGAGTGCCTGCGCCTGGTTCCTCCGGTGCCGGTGCTGGCCCGGCACACCGTCCACGAGACCGAGGTGCTCGGCCACCGGATCCCGGCGGGGCGCCACACCGCGCTGATGCTGCACCACAGCCACCAGATGCCCGAGCTGTGGAGCGACCCGACCCGCTTCGACCCCGAGCGGTTCGCCGAGCCGCGCCGCGAGGACCGCTCCCACCGCCACGCGTGGGAGCCGTTCGGCGGCGGTGTCCACAAGTGCCTCGGCATGGCCTTCGCCGGCATCGAGGTGACCACGATCCTGCACCACCTGCTGCGCCGTCACCGCTGGTCGGTCGACCCCGGCTACCGGGCGCCGCTGAGCTATGCCTCGCTGCCCTTCCCCACGGACGGCCAGCCGGTCGACCTCGTCCCGCTCACCACCTCTCCCAGGAGCGCCGCATGA
- a CDS encoding SDR family oxidoreductase codes for MTRDLSTLTVLVTGGARGIGRATAERLARHGARVAIGDLDAALVRSVAAEISAEPAVSRAGGRVVGAELDVTERTSWEEFLLDTAELGPVDVLVNNAGIMPLGSILEEPEAVTRKIVDVNLHGIIHGTKAVVPGMVARGHGHVVNIASAVGRVALPGGATYSASKFAAVGFSEALRGELEPRGVDVTVVLPNVVRTELGAGVPAARGVKAVTAEDVAAVVESTIRKPRPELWVPRYAQVVAKGALVLPPRVQHLLARAMRADSVLSSADQSARAAYEARVRAQH; via the coding sequence ATGACCCGAGACCTCAGCACCCTCACCGTCCTCGTCACCGGGGGCGCCCGCGGCATCGGCCGGGCCACCGCCGAGCGGCTCGCCCGCCACGGCGCCCGGGTCGCGATCGGCGACCTCGACGCCGCCCTGGTGCGCTCGGTGGCTGCGGAGATCTCCGCGGAGCCCGCGGTGTCCCGCGCCGGCGGCCGGGTCGTCGGCGCCGAGCTCGACGTCACCGAGCGCACCTCCTGGGAGGAGTTCCTCCTCGACACCGCCGAGCTCGGGCCCGTGGACGTGCTGGTCAACAATGCCGGGATCATGCCGCTCGGCTCGATCCTCGAGGAGCCCGAGGCGGTGACCCGCAAGATCGTCGACGTCAACCTGCACGGCATCATCCACGGCACCAAGGCCGTCGTACCGGGGATGGTCGCCCGCGGTCACGGGCACGTCGTCAACATCGCCTCGGCGGTGGGCCGGGTGGCGTTGCCCGGGGGCGCGACGTACTCCGCCTCGAAGTTCGCCGCGGTCGGGTTCAGCGAGGCGCTGCGCGGTGAGCTCGAGCCGCGCGGGGTGGACGTGACGGTGGTGCTGCCCAACGTCGTACGCACCGAGCTCGGCGCCGGCGTCCCGGCCGCGCGCGGGGTCAAGGCGGTCACCGCCGAGGACGTCGCCGCCGTGGTCGAGTCGACGATCCGCAAGCCGCGCCCGGAGCTGTGGGTGCCGCGCTACGCCCAGGTGGTCGCCAAGGGCGCGCTGGTGCTGCCGCCGCGGGTGCAGCACCTGCTGGCCCGTGCGATGCGCGCCGACTCGGTGCTGTCCTCCGCCGACCAGAGCGCGCGGGCGGCGTACGAGGCCCGGGTCCGCGCCCAGCACTGA
- a CDS encoding DUF1697 domain-containing protein, whose amino-acid sequence MTTYVGFLRAINLGASRKFPKDVIVAAVESLGFAGVATHINTGNVRFDTSMRSRARIEAALEKAFREAAGFEVPTIVMTPAELREALAHAEAFGHGGRHYVSFLKQEPDPAQVAAIEARSSAEEVARVGGRAVHLMLGENYHEARLTNAVVERHLGVATNRNLTVLRAIVDKWC is encoded by the coding sequence ATGACGACGTACGTCGGGTTCCTGCGCGCGATCAACCTGGGCGCCTCCCGGAAGTTCCCCAAGGACGTGATCGTGGCCGCGGTGGAGTCGCTGGGCTTCGCCGGGGTCGCGACCCACATCAACACCGGCAACGTCCGCTTCGACACCTCGATGCGCTCCCGGGCGCGGATCGAGGCGGCCCTGGAGAAGGCGTTCCGCGAGGCCGCAGGCTTCGAGGTCCCGACGATCGTGATGACCCCCGCCGAGCTGCGCGAGGCGCTCGCGCACGCGGAGGCCTTCGGCCACGGCGGGCGCCACTACGTCTCGTTCCTCAAACAGGAGCCGGACCCCGCCCAGGTCGCCGCGATCGAGGCGCGCAGCAGCGCCGAGGAGGTGGCCCGCGTCGGTGGCCGCGCGGTGCACCTGATGCTGGGGGAGAACTACCACGAGGCCCGGCTGACGAACGCCGTGGTGGAGAGGCACCTCGGGGTCGCCACCAACCGCAACCTCACGGTCCTGCGCGCGATCGTGGACAAGTGGTGCTGA
- a CDS encoding enoyl-CoA hydratase-related protein: MSDLEVRLADGVLWLRMNRPEVFNALSDEMATGLAEELERARARDEVRAVVLTGTGAAFSTGADISGEDAHERFDVRALDAANRIIRAVVNLDKPVLAAVNGVAAGVGCSAALAADLVVAAESASFLLAFGRVGLMPDGGASATLAASIGRARAMRMALLAEPLSATEALAAGLVTHVAGEEEFPDLVATLARRLAAGPPLALAAAKKAVNAATLPHLEEALERERTGQGVLLRTRDAAEGMRAFSERRRPVFRGE, translated from the coding sequence TTGTCTGACCTCGAGGTCCGCCTGGCCGACGGCGTCTTGTGGCTGCGGATGAACCGGCCCGAGGTCTTCAACGCGCTCAGCGACGAGATGGCCACCGGCCTCGCCGAGGAGCTGGAGCGGGCCAGGGCGCGCGACGAGGTCCGCGCGGTGGTGCTCACCGGCACCGGGGCGGCGTTCAGCACCGGCGCCGACATCTCCGGCGAGGACGCCCACGAGCGCTTCGACGTGCGTGCGCTGGACGCCGCGAACCGGATCATCCGGGCGGTGGTCAACCTCGACAAGCCAGTGCTGGCGGCCGTCAACGGGGTCGCCGCCGGCGTCGGCTGCTCGGCGGCGCTGGCCGCCGACCTCGTGGTCGCGGCGGAGTCCGCGTCGTTCCTGCTCGCCTTCGGCCGGGTCGGGCTGATGCCCGACGGCGGGGCCAGCGCCACGCTGGCGGCCTCCATCGGGCGGGCCCGGGCGATGCGGATGGCGCTGCTCGCGGAGCCGCTGAGCGCCACGGAGGCGCTGGCCGCGGGCCTGGTCACCCACGTGGCCGGCGAGGAGGAGTTCCCCGACCTGGTCGCGACCCTGGCCCGCCGGCTCGCCGCCGGCCCGCCCCTGGCGCTCGCGGCCGCCAAGAAGGCGGTCAACGCCGCCACCCTCCCCCACCTGGAGGAGGCCCTGGAGCGCGAGCGCACCGGGCAGGGCGTGCTGCTGCGCACCCGCGACGCCGCGGAGGGCATGCGTGCCTTCTCCGAGCGCCGGCGCCCGGTGTTCCGCGGGGAGTGA
- a CDS encoding nicotinamidase, translated as MTRALVVVDVQNDFCEGGSLAVSGGAKVARDVGALVGRWSAGGDDAPGYSHVVATKDHHVDPGAHWSEEPDFVDSWPVHCAVGTPGEEFHPDLQPRPFDAVFRKGEHAAAYSGFEGREPAGTGLASWLRERGVDAVDVVGIATDHCVRATALDAAGEGFATRVLLDLCAGVAPETTEAALAQLREAGVDLV; from the coding sequence ATGACACGTGCGTTGGTCGTGGTGGACGTCCAGAACGACTTCTGCGAGGGCGGCTCGCTGGCGGTGAGCGGCGGCGCCAAGGTCGCCCGCGACGTCGGTGCCCTGGTCGGGCGTTGGTCCGCGGGCGGCGACGACGCGCCCGGCTACAGCCACGTCGTCGCGACCAAGGACCACCACGTCGACCCCGGTGCGCACTGGTCCGAGGAGCCCGACTTCGTCGACTCCTGGCCGGTGCACTGCGCGGTCGGTACGCCGGGCGAGGAGTTCCACCCCGACCTGCAGCCGCGCCCGTTCGACGCGGTGTTCCGCAAGGGCGAGCACGCCGCGGCGTACTCGGGGTTCGAGGGCCGCGAGCCCGCGGGCACCGGGCTGGCGAGCTGGCTGCGCGAGCGCGGCGTGGACGCGGTCGACGTCGTCGGCATCGCGACCGACCACTGCGTGCGCGCGACCGCTCTCGACGCGGCCGGCGAGGGGTTCGCGACCCGGGTGCTGCTCGACCTGTGCGCCGGCGTGGCCCCGGAGACCACCGAGGCGGCGCTGGCCCAGCTGCGCGAGGCGGGAGTCGACCTTGTCTGA
- a CDS encoding nicotinate phosphoribosyltransferase — MVQAALAAGTAGRRAVFELFPRRLPEGRRYGVVAGVGRALDALEAFRFDEPVLAALDGVVDEATLEWLASYRFSGDVWGYPEGEVYLPYSPLVVVEAPFAEAVLLETLLLSIYNHDSAIASAASRMTCAAGDRPCIEMGARRTHEEAAVAAARAAYVAGFTATSNLAARQRYGVPSTGTSAHSFTLLHDSETDAFRAQVASLGADTTLLVDTYDVAAAVRTAVEVAGPGLGAVRLDSGDLGVLAHEVRAQLDELGATQTRIIVTSDLDEYAIAALAAAPVDGYGVGTQLVTGSGHPTSGFVYKLVAREGVDGELVSVAKLSKDKSSMGGRKYALRRRSARGIAEAEVIGVGTAPVDDGDDRALLVPLVRDGEVVGREPLEAARERHVLARAELPRAARKLSRGEPVIPTLHV; from the coding sequence ATGGTGCAGGCCGCCCTGGCCGCCGGCACCGCCGGTCGCCGTGCGGTCTTCGAGCTGTTTCCGCGACGCCTGCCCGAGGGCCGCCGGTACGGCGTGGTCGCCGGGGTCGGCCGCGCGCTGGACGCCCTGGAGGCGTTCCGCTTCGACGAGCCGGTGCTCGCCGCGCTCGACGGCGTGGTCGACGAGGCGACCCTGGAGTGGCTGGCCTCCTACCGCTTCTCCGGGGACGTGTGGGGCTACCCCGAGGGCGAGGTCTACCTGCCCTACTCCCCCCTCGTCGTGGTCGAGGCGCCCTTCGCCGAGGCGGTGCTGCTGGAGACGCTGCTGCTGTCGATCTACAACCACGACAGCGCGATCGCCTCGGCCGCCTCCCGGATGACCTGCGCCGCCGGGGACCGCCCCTGCATCGAGATGGGCGCGCGGCGCACCCACGAGGAGGCAGCGGTCGCGGCCGCGCGCGCGGCGTACGTCGCGGGCTTCACCGCCACCTCCAATCTCGCCGCCCGGCAGCGCTACGGCGTGCCGAGCACGGGCACCAGCGCGCACAGCTTCACGCTGCTGCACGACAGCGAGACCGACGCGTTCCGCGCCCAGGTCGCCTCGTTGGGCGCCGACACCACGCTGCTGGTCGACACCTACGACGTCGCCGCCGCCGTGCGCACCGCCGTCGAGGTCGCCGGCCCCGGGCTCGGCGCGGTCCGGCTGGACTCCGGCGACCTCGGGGTGCTCGCCCACGAGGTGCGTGCCCAGCTCGACGAGCTGGGTGCCACGCAGACCCGCATCATCGTCACCAGCGACCTCGACGAGTACGCGATCGCCGCGCTGGCCGCCGCCCCGGTCGACGGCTACGGCGTGGGCACCCAGCTGGTCACCGGCTCCGGGCACCCGACCTCCGGCTTCGTCTACAAGCTGGTCGCGCGCGAGGGCGTCGACGGCGAGCTGGTCTCGGTGGCCAAGCTCAGCAAGGACAAGAGCTCGATGGGCGGGCGCAAGTACGCCCTGCGCCGGCGCAGCGCCCGCGGCATCGCGGAGGCCGAGGTCATCGGCGTCGGCACCGCGCCGGTCGACGACGGCGACGACCGGGCTCTGCTGGTCCCGCTGGTCCGCGACGGCGAGGTCGTCGGCCGCGAACCGCTGGAGGCCGCCCGCGAGCGCCACGTGCTCGCCCGCGCCGAGCTGCCGCGCGCGGCGCGCAAGCTGTCCCGTGGTGAGCCGGTGATCCCGACGCTGCACGTCTGA
- the clpS gene encoding ATP-dependent Clp protease adapter ClpS produces the protein MVNVSAASPVEVEPTVVPDDLTHLSKPWVTIVWNDPVNLMTYVTYVFETYFGYPRKKAEKLMMEVHEDGKSVVSTGTREEMERDVQAMHEYGLWATLQKAE, from the coding sequence ATGGTCAACGTGTCCGCCGCGAGCCCGGTCGAGGTCGAGCCGACGGTCGTCCCCGATGACCTCACCCACTTGTCGAAGCCGTGGGTGACCATCGTGTGGAACGACCCGGTCAACCTGATGACCTACGTCACCTACGTCTTCGAGACCTACTTCGGCTACCCGCGCAAGAAGGCGGAGAAGCTGATGATGGAGGTCCACGAGGACGGCAAGTCGGTGGTGAGCACCGGCACCCGCGAGGAGATGGAGCGCGACGTGCAGGCCATGCACGAGTACGGCCTCTGGGCGACCCTGCAGAAGGCGGAGTAG